The Exiguobacterium acetylicum genome includes a window with the following:
- a CDS encoding head decoration protein, giving the protein MKQLIETVDQSNSDELIYDTTHPLATKGVELKLNQGVLLRGTVLGIVTATGKAVPVDKDAVDGSNKADCVLANDVDTNTTGTLVEVAYSSGSFNRKALFVGADDVVEDHELRLREVGIYLKDKL; this is encoded by the coding sequence ATGAAACAATTAATCGAAACGGTCGATCAATCGAACTCGGATGAGTTGATCTATGACACGACACATCCGTTAGCAACCAAGGGTGTCGAACTCAAGTTGAATCAAGGTGTTTTGTTGCGTGGGACAGTACTCGGTATTGTCACGGCGACAGGGAAAGCAGTACCAGTCGATAAAGACGCGGTGGACGGATCGAACAAAGCGGATTGCGTCCTTGCGAATGATGTCGACACGAACACGACAGGAACGCTCGTCGAAGTCGCCTATTCATCGGGAAGCTTCAACCGCAAAGCGCTATTCGTTGGTGCAGATGACGTTGTCGAAGACCATGAACTACGTTTACGAGAAGTCGGAATTTATCTCAAAGATAAACTTTAA
- a CDS encoding phage major tail tube protein — protein MSNPIPEKIVNYNVYDDTNKLVAVTGEVTLPNLEPLTETVSGAGILGEYDSVSIGHFGPMSIELQFRALLDKSFDLQRNKNRSIVLRAAQQSYDLASGVVSFRGLKITLKGQPKGLNPGKIGVNVQTETTSVLEVIYMKVELDGKVLLELDKINFIYKLNGEDQLGGMKKLI, from the coding sequence ATGAGTAATCCAATCCCTGAAAAAATTGTCAACTATAACGTCTATGACGATACGAACAAACTGGTCGCCGTCACAGGCGAAGTGACGTTACCAAACCTTGAACCGCTCACGGAGACTGTTTCCGGAGCGGGTATTCTCGGGGAGTACGACAGTGTCTCCATCGGACATTTCGGTCCGATGTCCATCGAACTGCAGTTCCGCGCATTGCTTGATAAATCATTCGACTTGCAACGCAACAAGAACCGCTCGATTGTCCTGCGAGCAGCGCAACAAAGTTATGACCTTGCATCAGGTGTCGTATCCTTCCGCGGTCTAAAAATCACACTGAAAGGTCAACCGAAGGGACTGAATCCAGGGAAGATCGGCGTCAACGTCCAGACGGAAACGACGAGCGTTCTTGAAGTCATCTACATGAAAGTCGAACTAGACGGTAAAGTCTTACTCGAGCTCGACAAAATCAACTTCATCTACAAGCTCAATGGGGAAGACCAACTCGGCGGCATGAAGAAACTGATCTAA
- a CDS encoding phage tail sheath family protein, giving the protein MPYEHGINLLENPTSVTPPITADSSIQVVIGTAPVHLTADPTAAVNKPILAYTRSAAVDMLGYSDNFSAFTLCEAIYASFQVASVAPVVFINVLDPAVHKVNVPSHPLTLVAGKGVVNVDGVLLSSVVVKQNTTTLVKNVDYIIAFNQDGKPVLTLLSTVVPVNAALTLTFDKLDPSLVTKTDIIGGYDAITKKYKGAELIRSVYPMFNVLPGLILAPGWSHIPEVGIILDAKAKSINGTFKAMAVSDLNSDTVKSYEDVSAWKETNGYTSEYTIACWPMVKIGDRKLHFSSVYAATIASVDARNDSVPFESPSNERFPITAAVRKDGVEVYLDQLEANHLNGSGIVTALNWNGWKTWGNNTAAYPNTTDPKDRFITIRRMFNWWGNTFILTYFQKVDDPTNFRLIESIVDSENLRANGYVARGQIAGAVMEFREELNPVTNILNGKIVFIQRFAAYSPAEQITNILEFDPTILTNALFGGGQ; this is encoded by the coding sequence ATGCCTTACGAACACGGAATTAACCTACTGGAAAACCCGACGTCCGTTACGCCACCGATCACAGCGGATTCAAGTATCCAAGTCGTCATCGGTACGGCACCGGTCCACTTGACAGCGGATCCGACGGCAGCCGTCAACAAACCTATCCTAGCGTATACGCGGAGTGCCGCAGTCGATATGCTCGGCTACAGCGATAACTTCAGCGCGTTTACATTATGTGAAGCCATCTATGCGTCGTTCCAAGTCGCGTCCGTCGCACCTGTCGTCTTCATTAACGTCTTGGACCCAGCAGTCCATAAAGTCAATGTCCCGTCGCATCCGCTGACGCTCGTCGCGGGGAAAGGTGTCGTCAATGTCGATGGCGTCCTATTGAGTTCGGTCGTCGTCAAACAGAACACGACGACGCTGGTCAAGAACGTTGACTACATCATTGCCTTCAATCAAGACGGTAAACCAGTATTGACGCTCCTTAGTACGGTTGTCCCAGTGAATGCCGCCTTGACGCTTACCTTCGACAAATTAGATCCGTCACTTGTCACGAAAACGGACATTATCGGCGGATATGACGCCATCACGAAAAAATATAAGGGTGCTGAATTGATTCGCTCGGTCTATCCGATGTTCAATGTGTTGCCTGGATTGATCCTTGCACCGGGTTGGAGTCACATCCCGGAGGTCGGCATCATCCTCGATGCGAAAGCGAAAAGCATCAACGGTACGTTCAAGGCGATGGCGGTCAGTGACTTGAACAGCGATACCGTCAAGTCGTACGAAGACGTATCGGCATGGAAAGAGACGAACGGCTATACGAGTGAATACACGATTGCTTGTTGGCCAATGGTCAAGATCGGTGACCGGAAACTCCATTTCTCGAGTGTTTACGCAGCGACGATTGCATCGGTCGATGCGCGGAACGATTCCGTCCCATTCGAATCACCATCGAACGAACGATTCCCAATCACGGCAGCAGTCCGGAAAGATGGCGTCGAAGTCTACCTCGATCAGTTGGAAGCGAACCATCTCAACGGAAGTGGGATTGTCACAGCGTTGAACTGGAATGGCTGGAAGACATGGGGGAACAACACCGCGGCATATCCGAACACGACCGACCCAAAAGACCGTTTCATCACGATCCGTCGCATGTTCAACTGGTGGGGCAACACGTTCATCTTGACGTACTTCCAGAAAGTCGATGATCCGACGAACTTCCGTCTTATCGAATCGATCGTCGACAGCGAGAACCTCCGAGCGAACGGCTATGTCGCACGTGGTCAAATCGCGGGTGCGGTCATGGAGTTCCGTGAAGAACTCAACCCGGTCACGAATATCCTGAACGGCAAGATCGTCTTCATCCAACGTTTCGCAGCATACTCACCAGCGGAACAAATCACGAACATCCTAGAGTTCGATCCGACGATCTTGACTAACGCATTATTTGGAGGAGGGCAATAA
- a CDS encoding phage tail protein → MRPTINVNESVTDEVKRRLGAFEKKAPQVVASALNRAMTNVATNISKETRKSYHIKATDIKKTISKTRATRANIDAIVVSRGNLIPLDRFKVSPRKVSPNRKTPIKAAVKKTGAKKLKGAFVADVHGIKVFKRQTDRRLPIDRLFGPSVPQMLDNDVNRRQINIEGRNTFYRRLDHEIDRILSRGLQE, encoded by the coding sequence ATGAGACCGACCATCAATGTTAACGAGTCCGTTACGGATGAAGTGAAACGGCGACTGGGCGCGTTCGAGAAGAAAGCCCCGCAAGTCGTCGCTTCCGCTTTGAACCGTGCCATGACGAATGTTGCGACGAACATCAGCAAGGAAACGCGGAAGAGCTATCACATCAAGGCAACGGACATCAAAAAGACGATTTCGAAAACACGTGCTACACGTGCCAACATCGATGCCATCGTCGTCAGTCGCGGCAATCTGATTCCGCTCGACCGGTTCAAGGTATCCCCGAGAAAAGTGTCACCGAACCGAAAAACACCAATCAAGGCAGCCGTCAAGAAGACGGGTGCCAAGAAACTGAAAGGCGCTTTCGTCGCTGATGTCCATGGCATCAAGGTCTTCAAGCGGCAAACGGACCGTCGGTTACCGATTGATCGATTGTTCGGTCCGTCGGTGCCGCAGATGCTCGACAACGACGTCAACCGAAGACAAATCAATATTGAAGGACGCAACACCTTCTATCGTCGGTTGGATCACGAAATCGACCGCATCTTGAGCAGGGGGTTACAAGAATGA
- a CDS encoding phage tail assembly protein has translation MKDTTTLETPVDATQEPIEKKEGVIVFKKPYNFEGKTYASIDLSGIEDLTGEDLLEADRVYSAGGNMSPIPELSMGYAFAIAANVLKQPTQFFDKLPAKEAIIVKNTVITFLNA, from the coding sequence ATGAAAGATACTACTACGTTAGAAACACCAGTCGATGCAACACAGGAGCCAATCGAAAAGAAGGAAGGCGTCATCGTCTTCAAAAAACCGTACAACTTCGAAGGAAAGACGTATGCATCCATCGATTTGTCTGGCATCGAAGACCTGACAGGAGAGGATCTACTAGAAGCGGATCGTGTGTACTCTGCTGGGGGCAACATGTCACCAATCCCAGAACTCTCGATGGGATATGCCTTCGCCATTGCGGCGAACGTATTGAAACAACCAACACAGTTTTTCGACAAGCTCCCAGCAAAAGAAGCGATCATCGTCAAGAATACGGTGATCACTTTTTTGAACGCCTAG
- a CDS encoding transglycosylase SLT domain-containing protein, which yields MASPRVYEIAFHLAGQVNSSMRAAFSSAQRQISKLEEKTEDARDKMAKMSVTTLKAVSAVSAITNALGGVTAMTAPVVAGVGAVGASFASAGAGAAAYGVVAAAALRKVFDAADEVKKAEDKIADADTAEERKKAQQELAAVYADMSKAQQGALKNLQNFKKYWKGFVTSFEEPIFKGFATSLSIAKQGLELMKPTIHNVSGAVNGLLKDMQNDLGSKDMKSIFNWISDSAAGSLVALMKTIGHTTKGLFSLLQAFTPITASVESGMVGAARGFSQWAASLSKSEGFKTFIEYAKQNTPTFLSLLGNLGGILGGVIKQVAPLGPAVLTGLDALTGLISKALNAGIAIKSFAQIIQEMVTGSTGQFDSLRSRVSSVLQNIAPTFRALGAQALSAFRSIASVATQAFMTLYTFWQNNGPMIVSAVSNVFKTVGAVIGGIIGVVRTILTVLKPIFVQIGTFIMGIARQIISFWATDGAQIVQAVQNVFSGISKIIQFLAPVIVPILMSIWKNVQGVIQGAINMIMGIVRIFAGLFTGDFSKMWQGVKQLFFGAIQFVWNYVNLMFLGRIIGGVKAMGLGMVTSVKALWVSIKSWFTRGIDDAYLLVSGWGSKIGQALVRLKTGAVSQISGMWSGIKSFFSAGATGAYNFVLGMFVKTIIRFQNARSSIVGIVLQLWNSVKSFFLSGASAAYGYAMSLVTRALQIFRSLKSNAVNIIMQLWSSVKSYFLSGANAAYGYASGLVSKALRIFGNLKSNATTIISNLWSAIKSAFSSGVTSAQNFVTNMGSRIASGFRSAKESAVSIARSMWNGVKKIFDDIVSGARALPGKMGEGIRNMASKAQSGITSLGNKLLKGIGKVVNGVIKGLNWALGKVGVDITLEQWPVPQYARGTKGHPGGPAILGDGRGTNAGPELYRTPSGFVGMSPARDTLMNLPKGTQVINARDTRMLMERYNIPAYKNGTVTDALKTAGSYVKDKATTAKDYAMDKAGKAKDIAFDVYDYVSNPSKLLSKALEVFGVGVPTLPKNLSAIASGAFSMIKKHATKYLKGKLPDMSASSLGAAFNGQGAEMARKAISQALMMTSKPLSLLGPMMTIAQKESGFNPNAINDWDINAQRGDPSVGLFQIINSTFQRWKYPGHNNRRNPLDSALAAIRYMDGRYGGIMNHPGIRSMMRGGAYLPYKNGGIINRPHMGLVGEAGPEAIIPLSPSKRGRAAHLLSTIGSRLGMKKEQGINPLRSLFTSDASPVSNGSMSTSAQFVYSPVYHIKGNVDEEMLRRIDEEKEADLEAKFMRWLRQHESDRNRTRFA from the coding sequence ATGGCTAGTCCACGGGTATATGAGATTGCGTTCCATTTAGCGGGTCAGGTCAATTCCTCGATGCGTGCCGCTTTCAGTTCTGCGCAGAGACAGATTTCGAAGCTGGAAGAAAAGACGGAAGATGCGCGTGACAAGATGGCGAAGATGTCTGTGACGACATTAAAAGCAGTCAGTGCCGTTTCTGCGATCACGAACGCGCTTGGTGGCGTCACCGCTATGACAGCGCCCGTCGTCGCAGGTGTCGGTGCGGTCGGTGCATCCTTTGCGTCAGCGGGAGCTGGAGCAGCGGCATATGGTGTCGTCGCGGCGGCTGCACTACGAAAGGTGTTTGACGCAGCGGACGAAGTGAAGAAAGCAGAAGACAAGATCGCGGATGCCGATACAGCTGAAGAGCGAAAGAAAGCCCAGCAAGAACTAGCGGCCGTCTATGCGGACATGAGTAAGGCGCAACAAGGTGCGCTGAAGAACCTGCAGAACTTCAAGAAGTACTGGAAGGGATTCGTCACCAGTTTCGAAGAGCCAATCTTTAAAGGATTCGCCACGTCACTCTCGATTGCCAAGCAAGGACTCGAGTTGATGAAGCCGACGATTCACAACGTCAGCGGTGCGGTGAATGGATTGCTGAAAGATATGCAGAACGATCTCGGTTCGAAGGATATGAAAAGCATCTTCAATTGGATTTCAGATAGTGCAGCGGGTTCGCTCGTAGCGCTGATGAAGACGATCGGTCATACGACAAAAGGCTTGTTCAGCCTCTTGCAGGCGTTCACACCGATCACAGCATCCGTCGAAAGTGGGATGGTCGGAGCGGCACGTGGCTTTTCGCAATGGGCAGCCAGTCTCTCGAAATCAGAAGGTTTCAAGACGTTCATCGAATACGCGAAACAGAATACACCGACTTTCCTGAGTCTACTCGGGAATCTAGGCGGTATTTTAGGTGGTGTGATCAAACAGGTCGCGCCATTAGGTCCAGCGGTCTTGACCGGACTCGACGCGCTCACCGGATTGATCAGTAAAGCTTTGAACGCAGGGATTGCCATCAAGAGCTTTGCACAAATCATCCAAGAGATGGTCACTGGTTCGACTGGACAGTTCGATTCCTTGCGGTCTCGCGTGTCAAGTGTCCTCCAAAATATCGCTCCGACCTTCCGCGCACTTGGTGCCCAGGCGTTGAGCGCGTTTCGAAGTATTGCGTCGGTTGCGACGCAAGCCTTTATGACGCTGTATACATTTTGGCAGAATAACGGTCCGATGATCGTCTCGGCTGTTTCGAATGTGTTTAAAACAGTTGGTGCAGTCATTGGCGGAATCATTGGCGTCGTGCGTACGATTTTAACGGTTCTGAAGCCGATTTTTGTACAAATCGGGACGTTCATTATGGGAATTGCTCGGCAAATTATCTCATTCTGGGCGACGGACGGTGCGCAAATTGTTCAAGCGGTCCAAAATGTGTTTTCCGGAATTTCAAAAATCATTCAATTTTTGGCACCGGTAATTGTCCCGATTCTGATGTCGATCTGGAAAAACGTCCAAGGCGTCATCCAGGGCGCGATAAATATGATCATGGGAATTGTACGGATTTTTGCTGGGTTGTTTACGGGTGATTTTTCGAAAATGTGGCAAGGCGTCAAGCAACTCTTCTTCGGAGCGATTCAGTTCGTCTGGAACTACGTCAATTTGATGTTTCTCGGACGAATCATTGGTGGAGTCAAGGCGATGGGTCTCGGAATGGTCACAAGCGTCAAGGCATTGTGGGTTTCGATTAAATCGTGGTTCACCCGAGGAATTGATGACGCTTATCTACTGGTCAGTGGATGGGGTTCAAAAATCGGACAAGCCTTGGTTCGTTTGAAGACGGGTGCTGTCTCGCAGATTTCCGGCATGTGGTCTGGAATAAAGTCCTTCTTTTCCGCTGGTGCGACTGGAGCGTATAACTTCGTGCTGGGAATGTTCGTCAAGACGATCATACGGTTCCAGAATGCGCGATCGAGTATCGTTGGCATCGTCCTTCAACTCTGGAATTCAGTGAAATCTTTCTTCTTGTCCGGAGCAAGTGCGGCTTATGGTTATGCAATGAGTCTTGTGACGAGAGCGTTACAAATTTTCCGTAGTTTGAAATCGAATGCAGTTAATATAATCATGCAGCTATGGAGTTCTGTGAAGTCTTATTTCTTATCAGGAGCGAATGCAGCCTACGGATATGCTTCCGGTCTTGTCTCGAAAGCACTTAGAATCTTCGGGAATCTGAAATCAAACGCGACAACGATCATCTCAAATTTATGGTCCGCTATTAAATCGGCATTTTCATCAGGTGTGACGAGTGCTCAAAATTTCGTGACCAATATGGGTTCGCGAATTGCAAGTGGATTCCGCAGTGCAAAAGAATCGGCGGTTTCGATTGCCAGATCGATGTGGAATGGTGTCAAAAAGATTTTCGATGACATCGTTTCCGGGGCACGTGCTTTACCTGGGAAAATGGGTGAAGGAATCCGAAACATGGCAAGCAAAGCGCAATCTGGGATTACATCGCTTGGCAACAAATTGCTAAAAGGAATCGGAAAAGTGGTCAATGGCGTCATCAAAGGTCTGAACTGGGCACTCGGAAAAGTGGGTGTCGATATCACGCTCGAACAGTGGCCCGTTCCGCAATACGCTAGAGGAACGAAAGGACACCCAGGTGGTCCAGCAATCCTCGGCGATGGACGTGGAACAAACGCAGGTCCCGAATTGTATCGCACACCAAGTGGCTTTGTCGGGATGAGTCCAGCACGCGACACGTTGATGAACCTTCCGAAAGGTACGCAAGTCATCAATGCCCGTGATACACGGATGCTGATGGAGCGGTACAACATACCTGCCTACAAAAACGGTACGGTGACGGATGCGTTGAAAACAGCAGGCAGTTACGTCAAGGATAAGGCGACAACAGCGAAAGATTACGCGATGGACAAGGCTGGAAAAGCGAAGGACATTGCGTTTGATGTCTACGATTACGTTTCGAATCCATCTAAACTGCTATCGAAAGCATTAGAAGTGTTCGGTGTCGGTGTACCAACCTTACCGAAAAATTTAAGTGCTATCGCAAGTGGCGCGTTCTCGATGATCAAAAAACATGCAACGAAGTACCTTAAAGGAAAACTACCGGACATGTCTGCATCGAGTCTCGGTGCAGCCTTCAACGGGCAAGGTGCCGAAATGGCGAGAAAAGCCATCTCACAAGCGTTGATGATGACGAGTAAACCGCTTAGCTTGCTTGGTCCGATGATGACGATCGCGCAAAAGGAATCTGGATTCAATCCGAACGCGATCAATGATTGGGACATCAACGCCCAGCGTGGTGATCCGTCCGTCGGACTCTTCCAGATCATCAACTCGACGTTCCAGCGCTGGAAGTACCCGGGTCACAATAACCGGAGAAACCCGCTCGATTCCGCTCTTGCCGCAATCCGCTACATGGATGGTCGGTATGGTGGAATCATGAATCATCCGGGTATTCGGAGCATGATGCGTGGTGGTGCTTACTTACCGTATAAAAACGGTGGCATCATCAATCGCCCACACATGGGGCTCGTCGGTGAAGCTGGTCCGGAAGCCATCATCCCGCTGTCACCAAGTAAGCGAGGACGAGCGGCACACCTGCTGTCGACGATCGGTTCACGACTCGGCATGAAAAAGGAACAAGGCATCAACCCGTTGCGGAGCTTGTTCACGTCAGATGCTTCACCAGTCTCGAATGGTTCGATGAGTACCTCCGCTCAGTTCGTCTACTCGCCTGTCTATCACATCAAAGGCAATGTCGATGAAGAGATGCTCAGACGGATCGATGAAGAAAAAGAAGCAGATTTAGAAGCGAAGTTCATGCGCTGGTTACGCCAACATGAATCAGATCGGAACCGGACACGGTTTGCATAA
- a CDS encoding major capsid protein yields MPLYKTLTLLKAAEQMPPVRSFLKDTFFPGVETFVTEEVLLDVKKGSQKMAPFVAPRVGGVTIEREGFRTDKYKAPRIAPQRPVTIDDISSRGYGENVISTKTPAQRQSEIVAKDMQEFDEMISRREEWMAAQILFYGKAILKGYTDSDDKRFVEQMLDYSFTNKEELVGAEQWGAGGDIYAQIEEWRLDLIQKTGVAPTVMVLGRTAMQKLRNDENMRKLLDIRNMNFGELKPSVQADGTTFIGRLAEFGLDLYTYDAWYKDELGVMKPFVPQDHVLLGTPNLGTFVYGAVTQLEDKTFKTYEGSRVPKMWADENAEAVMMRLSSRPIPKPNDIDAWFSAKVV; encoded by the coding sequence ATGCCGTTGTACAAAACGCTCACGTTGCTAAAAGCAGCAGAACAAATGCCACCCGTGCGTTCATTCTTGAAAGACACGTTCTTTCCAGGTGTCGAGACATTCGTCACGGAAGAAGTATTGCTCGATGTTAAAAAAGGATCACAGAAGATGGCACCTTTCGTCGCACCACGCGTCGGGGGAGTCACAATCGAACGCGAAGGATTCCGGACGGATAAATACAAAGCACCACGAATCGCACCACAACGTCCCGTCACGATTGATGATATCTCGTCTCGCGGTTACGGGGAGAACGTCATCAGCACGAAGACACCTGCTCAACGTCAGTCTGAGATTGTCGCGAAGGACATGCAAGAATTCGATGAGATGATCAGCCGCCGGGAAGAGTGGATGGCTGCACAAATTCTCTTCTACGGGAAAGCCATCCTCAAAGGATATACGGACTCAGATGACAAACGCTTCGTCGAACAGATGCTCGACTACTCGTTCACGAACAAGGAAGAGCTCGTCGGTGCGGAACAATGGGGAGCGGGTGGTGACATCTACGCCCAAATCGAAGAATGGCGCCTCGATCTCATCCAGAAGACGGGTGTCGCTCCGACAGTGATGGTCCTCGGACGTACGGCGATGCAAAAGCTTCGCAACGATGAGAACATGCGTAAGCTCCTTGACATCCGAAACATGAACTTCGGGGAACTGAAACCAAGTGTGCAAGCGGACGGTACGACGTTCATCGGTCGTCTCGCTGAGTTTGGTCTCGACCTGTACACGTACGATGCGTGGTACAAAGATGAACTCGGCGTCATGAAGCCGTTCGTCCCACAAGACCACGTCCTACTTGGAACACCGAACCTCGGTACGTTCGTCTACGGAGCGGTCACGCAACTCGAAGACAAGACGTTCAAGACATACGAAGGATCACGCGTCCCGAAAATGTGGGCAGATGAAAACGCGGAAGCGGTCATGATGCGCTTGTCGAGTCGCCCGATTCCGAAGCCTAACGACATCGATGCTTGGTTCTCAGCGAAGGTGGTGTAA
- a CDS encoding head maturation protease, ClpP-related, with amino-acid sequence MKINIKGPIIPTSSQWIYDYFEMEATSPKRVADLIEQAKGEPLDIEINSGGGSVFDASEIYHALKSYAGDVTVTIVGLAASAASVIAMAGKVVRITPTAQMMIHNASTIQMGDHRDMQHTAEFLKNTNKTIAAAYRLKSGKTDEELLALMDEETWFTAEQALKNGLVDEVLFDSPIQAVASTDSITLPQAFIDKIRNDTRFRPDAQTSKPVASTTPSNQKEGNSNMELEELKNEHPALYEQVIALGRAEGVTAEGKRIEAIDSLKKPQDISAEAFNEIIHDAKFVSNATAGDTAMKILNSASLNAQQSKDHFLENVKADASDMDKVPGGDASNQHASREDEQVNDLVAAFGGGKRA; translated from the coding sequence ATGAAAATTAATATCAAAGGACCAATCATTCCGACGTCGAGTCAATGGATTTACGACTACTTCGAGATGGAAGCGACGAGCCCGAAACGGGTAGCCGATTTGATTGAGCAAGCGAAGGGTGAACCCCTCGATATCGAAATCAATAGTGGTGGCGGTTCTGTCTTTGATGCATCAGAAATCTACCATGCTCTTAAAAGTTATGCAGGAGACGTCACGGTCACGATTGTTGGTCTAGCAGCTAGTGCGGCATCTGTCATTGCGATGGCCGGTAAGGTCGTTCGAATCACTCCGACGGCGCAGATGATGATTCACAACGCCTCGACGATTCAAATGGGCGACCATCGTGACATGCAGCACACGGCAGAATTCCTGAAGAATACGAACAAGACGATTGCGGCAGCATACCGACTGAAGTCAGGAAAGACGGACGAGGAACTACTAGCATTGATGGACGAAGAGACATGGTTCACGGCAGAACAGGCGTTGAAGAACGGTCTCGTTGATGAAGTGTTGTTCGATAGTCCGATTCAAGCCGTCGCTTCGACGGACTCGATCACACTGCCACAAGCATTCATCGACAAAATCCGGAATGATACCCGGTTCCGACCGGATGCACAGACTAGTAAACCAGTAGCATCGACGACACCGTCGAATCAGAAGGAGGGCAATTCAAACATGGAATTAGAAGAGTTGAAAAATGAACACCCAGCACTATATGAACAAGTCATCGCACTTGGACGAGCAGAAGGTGTCACAGCAGAAGGCAAACGTATCGAAGCCATCGATAGTTTGAAGAAACCACAGGACATCTCAGCGGAAGCCTTCAACGAAATCATTCATGACGCGAAGTTCGTATCGAATGCGACAGCAGGCGACACAGCAATGAAGATTTTGAACAGTGCGTCACTCAATGCGCAACAATCGAAAGACCATTTCTTGGAGAACGTGAAGGCGGATGCATCAGACATGGACAAAGTACCAGGTGGCGATGCATCGAACCAACACGCATCGAGAGAAGACGAGCAGGTTAATGATCTCGTCGCAGCATTCGGAGGAGGGAAACGAGCATGA
- a CDS encoding phage portal protein: MNLIDNVISYFNPRAGLERTLARKKQVILNEGYGNHGASGKKNSMIGWLTNSGSALEDIERNIPTLRERSRDLYMGAPLATGALKTLRTNVIGSGLKLNAQIDSDLLGMTREQADQWETKVEREFSLWADSIHCDSQRMSNFYQLQQLAFLSWMMSGDTFCLLPLIPRKNMPYDLRIQLIEADRVSDPNQFISMFDTKVVNGVEINLTGEVVAYHIADRHPNSIAGDINKWTRIEKFGKKTGRANVLHLIELERPEQRRGVPVLAPVIETMKQLARYSDAELMAAVINAFYSVFITTDGDSDTDDFGSIAPEDELAGGEDTQIELGTGTVNFLAEGEKVQEASPGRPNANFDGFVTAMCRQIGAALEIPYEVLMKNFTSSYSASRGALLEAWKMFKMRRQWMADSFCQPIYEEFLAEAVAKGRIEAPGFFTDPLIRKAYAQAEWNGPSQGQLDPLKEVNAAEKRVNNGFTTRTQETVALGGGDWFRNHELRVAEERLRREGNLVTDASGQLVVTEDEKGGEEDEN, encoded by the coding sequence GTGAACCTAATTGACAATGTGATCAGTTATTTCAATCCACGCGCTGGACTGGAACGAACGTTGGCACGAAAGAAGCAAGTCATCCTGAACGAGGGATATGGGAATCACGGTGCTAGCGGGAAGAAGAACAGCATGATTGGCTGGTTGACGAATAGCGGATCGGCACTCGAAGACATTGAACGTAACATTCCCACCTTACGGGAACGGTCACGCGATTTATACATGGGAGCGCCGTTAGCAACAGGTGCGCTGAAGACGTTACGGACGAACGTCATCGGATCTGGACTGAAGTTGAATGCACAGATTGATTCCGATTTGCTCGGGATGACGCGAGAACAAGCGGATCAATGGGAAACGAAGGTCGAACGCGAGTTTTCGCTTTGGGCAGACTCGATCCACTGTGATTCACAACGCATGAGTAACTTTTATCAACTGCAGCAACTCGCCTTTCTCTCTTGGATGATGAGTGGCGATACGTTCTGCTTGCTGCCCTTGATTCCACGAAAGAACATGCCGTATGACTTGCGCATCCAGTTGATTGAAGCGGACCGGGTCAGTGATCCGAATCAGTTCATCTCCATGTTCGACACGAAAGTCGTCAATGGGGTTGAAATCAATCTGACAGGTGAAGTCGTTGCCTATCACATCGCGGATCGACATCCGAATTCGATTGCAGGTGACATCAACAAGTGGACACGCATCGAGAAGTTCGGCAAGAAGACCGGACGTGCGAATGTCTTGCACCTGATTGAGCTGGAACGACCGGAACAACGACGCGGCGTACCTGTCTTAGCACCTGTCATCGAGACGATGAAGCAACTCGCACGGTACAGTGATGCTGAATTGATGGCTGCCGTTATTAACGCCTTCTACTCTGTTTTCATCACGACGGATGGAGATAGTGACACCGATGATTTCGGAAGCATTGCACCTGAAGATGAGCTTGCTGGAGGCGAAGATACACAAATCGAACTCGGGACCGGTACGGTGAACTTTCTAGCAGAAGGCGAAAAGGTACAAGAAGCAAGTCCGGGACGACCGAATGCTAACTTTGACGGGTTTGTTACGGCGATGTGCCGGCAAATCGGGGCTGCACTCGAAATCCCGTATGAAGTCCTGATGAAGAACTTTACGTCGTCCTATTCAGCCTCTCGTGGCGCATTGCTTGAAGCGTGGAAGATGTTTAAGATGCGCCGGCAATGGATGGCAGATTCCTTCTGTCAGCCGATCTACGAAGAGTTCTTAGCTGAAGCGGTCGCTAAAGGGCGCATAGAGGCTCCCGGCTTCTTCACGGATCCACTGATTCGTAAAGCCTATGCCCAAGCGGAATGGAATGGTCCTTCACAGGGACAACTCGATCCGTTGAAAGAAGTAAACGCAGCTGAGAAGCGCGTCAACAACGGTTTCACGACACGGACACAAGAAACGGTCGCATTAGGTGGTGGCGATTGGTTCCGGAATCATGAACTGCGGGTCGCAGAAGAACGCTTACGCCGCGAAGGTAATCTGGTGACGGACGCCAGTGGGCAACTGGTAGTGACAGAGGACGAGAAGGGAGGTGAAGAAGATGAAAATTAA